A window of Tautonia plasticadhaerens contains these coding sequences:
- a CDS encoding bifunctional 4-hydroxy-2-oxoglutarate aldolase/2-dehydro-3-deoxy-phosphogluconate aldolase — MSRDETLKRVLDCGIVAVVRSESGEQLAEVVSALADGGVTAAEITFTVPDAPEVIRAVRKALGDRIVLGAGTVLDPETARAALLAGAEFLVSPTVNTEVIKLCRRYDKAIMPGAFTPTEVLTAWEAGADVVKIFPAEVGGPPYLKALRGPLPQVRVMPTGGVDLTTAESFLRAGACCLGVGSSLVEPAAVRSGDFARIRALAEQYVAIVREFRGG, encoded by the coding sequence ATGTCCCGAGATGAGACGCTCAAACGCGTGCTCGACTGCGGCATCGTCGCCGTGGTCCGCTCCGAGTCCGGCGAGCAGCTCGCCGAGGTCGTCTCGGCCCTGGCCGACGGCGGCGTCACCGCCGCCGAGATCACCTTCACCGTGCCGGATGCCCCGGAGGTCATCCGGGCCGTCCGCAAGGCGCTGGGGGACCGGATCGTCCTGGGGGCCGGCACCGTGCTCGACCCCGAGACCGCCCGGGCCGCCCTGCTCGCCGGGGCCGAGTTCCTCGTCTCCCCGACGGTGAACACCGAGGTCATCAAACTCTGCCGGCGCTACGACAAGGCCATCATGCCCGGCGCCTTCACCCCCACCGAGGTCCTGACCGCCTGGGAGGCCGGGGCCGACGTGGTCAAGATCTTCCCCGCCGAGGTCGGCGGCCCCCCCTACCTGAAGGCCTTGCGGGGCCCCCTGCCCCAGGTCCGGGTCATGCCCACCGGCGGCGTCGACCTGACCACCGCCGAGTCCTTCCTCAGGGCCGGGGCCTGCTGCCTCGGCGTCGGCTCCTCCCTGGTCGAGCCCGCCGCCGTCCGCTCCGGGGACTTCGCCCGCATCCGGGCCCTGGCCGAGCAGTACGTCGCCATCGTCCGCGAGTTCCGGGGCGGCTGA
- a CDS encoding RMD1 family protein: protein MLPDTPIDATIHLAFAFDLGYEIDLERARPLLAAGEAGGLARRRRTPESIRYRPAPLRLGLDASGVALPPPGRPVEPPRADLSLFDFGAISLAIRFPVRMTPGELLALAGELADPTPLTASARLVLAPWLDRIRPVVSGYEVSDMSEEYVIFQLGEATPGWLDARREWVAGLVRLETERMSPEEVTEATRLGMSYAPNDAIVIDWAAAVVADRDCADTLQVLEFANVQLLEFRHIDDRLDDRLERAYGTIHPASPRLRLPMVWSPTHNDAVRQVRELEIEATSLFERADNALKLIGDQYLVRVYDLASARFHLREWQNSIRRKVETVGNVYDLLVSQAGNRRAEFLELVIILLIALEIVLAFFR from the coding sequence ATGCTGCCCGACACACCGATCGACGCGACGATCCACCTGGCGTTCGCCTTCGACCTCGGCTACGAGATCGACCTGGAGCGCGCCCGGCCGCTGCTGGCCGCCGGCGAGGCCGGGGGCCTGGCCCGGAGGAGGAGGACGCCGGAGTCGATCCGCTACCGCCCGGCGCCCTTGCGGCTGGGGCTGGACGCCTCGGGCGTGGCCCTGCCGCCGCCGGGCCGGCCGGTCGAGCCCCCCCGGGCCGACCTCTCGCTGTTCGACTTCGGGGCGATCTCGCTGGCGATCCGGTTCCCCGTCCGCATGACCCCCGGCGAGTTGCTCGCCCTGGCCGGGGAGCTGGCCGACCCGACCCCGCTGACCGCCTCGGCCCGGCTGGTCCTCGCCCCCTGGCTGGACCGGATCCGGCCGGTGGTCTCGGGATACGAGGTCAGCGACATGAGCGAGGAGTACGTCATCTTCCAGCTCGGCGAGGCCACCCCCGGCTGGCTCGACGCCCGGCGGGAGTGGGTCGCCGGCCTCGTCCGGCTGGAGACCGAGCGGATGTCCCCCGAGGAAGTCACCGAGGCGACGAGGCTGGGCATGTCCTACGCCCCCAACGACGCCATCGTCATCGACTGGGCCGCCGCCGTGGTGGCCGACCGGGATTGCGCCGACACGCTCCAGGTGCTCGAATTCGCCAACGTGCAATTGCTGGAATTCCGGCACATCGACGACCGCCTGGACGACCGCCTCGAGCGCGCCTACGGCACGATCCACCCCGCCTCCCCGAGGCTCCGGCTGCCGATGGTCTGGTCCCCCACGCACAACGACGCCGTGAGGCAGGTCCGGGAGCTGGAGATCGAGGCCACCAGCCTCTTCGAGCGGGCCGACAACGCGCTGAAGCTCATCGGCGACCAGTACCTGGTGCGGGTCTACGACCTCGCCTCGGCCCGCTTCCACCTCCGGGAGTGGCAGAACTCCATCCGCCGCAAGGTGGAGACCGTCGGCAACGTCTACGACCTGCTCGTCTCCCAGGCCGGCAACCGCCGGGCCGAGTTCCTGGAGCTGGTGATCATCCTCCTGATCGCGCTGGAGATCGTCCTCGCCTTCTTCCGGTGA
- the modB gene encoding molybdate ABC transporter permease subunit, whose product MVETIGPLLLSIRVAAMATAAVVALGLPAAILLARGRFPGKGILAGVLTLPLVLPPTVLGYGLLLLLGRRGPVGGVLDRVFGGVPVFHWSGLVIASAVAAFPLFLLPARGAIESVDPALEDAARLLGRRERDVLLRVTLPLAWRGLLAGALLAFARALGDFGASLMVAGDIPGRTRTAAMAIYDAVEAGRPAAAALLSLLISAVAVAVLVAVQGVGGGAGRARGGANG is encoded by the coding sequence ATGGTCGAGACGATCGGGCCGCTGCTGCTGTCGATCCGGGTGGCCGCGATGGCGACGGCGGCGGTCGTCGCGCTGGGGCTGCCGGCGGCGATCCTGCTGGCCCGGGGCCGGTTCCCGGGCAAGGGGATCCTGGCGGGGGTGCTGACCCTGCCCCTGGTGTTGCCGCCGACGGTCCTCGGCTACGGCCTGCTCCTGCTGCTGGGGCGTCGGGGGCCGGTGGGGGGGGTGCTGGACCGGGTGTTCGGCGGGGTGCCGGTGTTCCACTGGTCGGGCCTGGTGATCGCCTCGGCCGTGGCGGCCTTCCCGCTGTTCCTGCTGCCGGCGAGGGGGGCGATCGAGTCCGTCGACCCCGCCCTGGAGGACGCGGCGAGGCTGCTCGGGCGCCGCGAGCGCGACGTGCTGCTCCGGGTCACGCTCCCCCTGGCCTGGCGGGGGCTGCTGGCGGGGGCCCTGCTGGCCTTCGCCCGGGCCCTGGGGGACTTCGGCGCCTCCTTGATGGTCGCCGGCGACATCCCCGGCCGGACCCGGACCGCCGCCATGGCCATCTACGACGCCGTCGAGGCCGGCCGGCCCGCCGCCGCCGCCCTGCTCTCGCTGCTGATCTCGGCGGTGGCCGTCGCCGTCCTGGTGGCGGTGCAGGGGGTGGGCGGGGGAGCCGGGCGAGCCCGGGGGGGCGCGAATGGATGA
- a CDS encoding molybdenum ABC transporter ATP-binding protein: MEASLEVGREVVVLFGRSGAGKTTLLRMIAGLERPDSGSVLLGGRTLFDSGSNRSMPLRSRRIGMIFQHDLLFPHLGVRENLRFGLAGWPKGEAEARVREVAGLCGVSHLLGRAPGTLSGGERQRVGMARALAPRPELLLCDEPFSALDLEARDALVDRLRVVQRAEGLPVLYVTHSPAEAIALGDRLVLLDGGRIRAEGPPLDVLAGRSASGPGSRLEGVRNVFRGRVVGHEGGSTRVAIGGGPELVVPQVGGGGEGSSVVVSVRADDILLALGPVGGLSARNAIPGVVDRVVPHDGEAEVVVASGRTQWIVSVVAGAVSALALQPGVPVRMIVKARSCRVAAEAEDVPGPGPGPG; the protein is encoded by the coding sequence GTGGAGGCGAGCCTGGAGGTCGGCCGGGAGGTCGTGGTGCTCTTCGGCCGGTCGGGGGCGGGGAAGACGACGCTCCTGAGGATGATCGCCGGGCTGGAGCGGCCCGATTCCGGGAGCGTCCTGCTGGGGGGTCGGACCCTGTTCGACTCGGGGTCGAACCGGAGCATGCCGCTGAGGAGCCGGCGGATCGGCATGATCTTCCAGCACGACCTGCTGTTCCCCCACCTGGGGGTCCGGGAGAACCTCCGGTTCGGCCTGGCCGGCTGGCCGAAGGGCGAGGCGGAGGCCCGGGTCCGGGAGGTGGCCGGGCTCTGCGGGGTGTCCCACCTGCTGGGCCGGGCCCCGGGGACGCTCTCCGGGGGGGAGCGGCAGCGGGTGGGCATGGCCCGGGCGCTGGCGCCGAGGCCGGAATTGCTGCTCTGCGACGAGCCGTTCAGCGCCCTGGACCTGGAGGCCCGGGACGCCCTGGTCGACCGCCTCCGGGTCGTCCAGCGGGCCGAGGGGCTGCCGGTGCTCTACGTCACGCACAGCCCGGCCGAGGCGATCGCGCTGGGGGACCGGCTCGTCCTGCTCGACGGGGGCCGGATCCGGGCCGAGGGGCCCCCGCTGGACGTGCTGGCCGGGCGGTCGGCGTCGGGGCCGGGCTCCCGGCTGGAGGGGGTCCGCAACGTGTTCCGGGGCCGGGTGGTCGGGCACGAGGGCGGGTCGACCCGGGTGGCGATCGGGGGGGGCCCGGAGCTGGTGGTGCCCCAGGTCGGGGGGGGCGGGGAGGGCTCGTCGGTGGTCGTCTCGGTGCGGGCGGACGACATCCTGCTCGCCCTGGGGCCGGTGGGCGGGCTGAGCGCGAGGAACGCGATCCCCGGGGTGGTCGACCGGGTCGTCCCCCACGACGGCGAGGCGGAGGTGGTGGTGGCCTCGGGCCGAACCCAGTGGATCGTCAGCGTGGTGGCCGGCGCGGTGTCCGCCTTGGCGTTGCAACCGGGCGTCCCGGTCCGGATGATCGTCAAGGCCCGCAGTTGCCGGGTCGCCGCCGAGGCCGAGGACGTCCCCGGGCCCGGCCCCGGGCCGGGCTGA
- a CDS encoding serine/threonine-protein kinase, which produces MDVPRSDDPTTPTDRMAETVDLDAAAGAFPLGDPTSASRSLSGGEGPASRGVEVVEGSVDLSEETRELLRIRLRAVAGILLIGFIAFFLRNQFLPQSQGIRLFFAIDSLHVLTILLLGGALLLLEQRRDWSMRRLRQMELVIFGSSLLFFVALHYSTVTHWIERGDFEVTRALLLDGPPDPGTVAALVEAAGRLIGSIEGSVVFIMILIILYGLFVPNTWRRAARAVGLLFLAAAAVQATVLVQTADSRAMVERLASFEQISTNVLILLLAALISVYGSHLINSLRVEAFEARRLGQYMLRGRIGGGGMGEVYLAEHQLLKRPCAIKLIRPDRAGDPVALRRFEREVRAMARLSHWNTIEVYDYGRTEDGTFYYVMEYLRGLALDALVARHGPLPPARAVYLLRQACDSLAEAHAAGLVHRDLKPANLFAAARGGRHDVVKVLDFGLVKGLGPEAGEPGVDRAESVSGTPLYMSPEQATADPRLGPRSDLYALGAVSYFLLTGRPPHPGDSPLKVMAAVARVPPEPPSRHRAGIPVDLERVVLRCLAKEPHDRFPSAEALGRALASCSCAPDWDASRAASWWVEFEPGALRGA; this is translated from the coding sequence ATGGACGTGCCCCGATCGGACGACCCGACCACCCCGACCGACCGCATGGCCGAGACGGTCGACCTGGACGCCGCCGCCGGGGCGTTCCCCCTCGGCGACCCGACGTCCGCCTCCCGCTCCCTCTCGGGGGGGGAGGGCCCGGCCTCCCGGGGCGTGGAGGTGGTCGAGGGGTCGGTCGACCTGTCGGAGGAGACGAGGGAGCTGCTGCGAATCCGGCTGAGGGCGGTGGCGGGGATCCTGCTGATCGGCTTCATCGCCTTCTTCCTGCGCAACCAGTTCCTCCCCCAGTCCCAGGGCATCCGCCTCTTCTTCGCGATCGACTCGCTGCACGTGCTGACGATCCTGCTGCTGGGGGGGGCGTTGCTGCTCCTGGAACAACGGCGGGACTGGTCGATGCGCCGGCTCCGCCAGATGGAGCTGGTGATCTTCGGCTCGAGCCTGCTGTTCTTCGTCGCCCTGCACTACTCGACCGTGACCCACTGGATCGAGCGCGGGGACTTCGAGGTGACCCGGGCCCTGCTGCTGGACGGCCCGCCCGACCCGGGCACGGTGGCCGCCCTGGTGGAGGCGGCCGGCAGGCTGATCGGCAGCATCGAGGGGTCGGTCGTCTTCATCATGATCCTGATCATCCTGTACGGCCTGTTCGTGCCCAACACCTGGAGGAGGGCGGCCCGGGCCGTGGGCCTGCTGTTCCTGGCCGCGGCGGCGGTGCAGGCGACGGTGCTCGTGCAGACGGCCGACAGCCGGGCGATGGTCGAGCGGCTGGCCAGCTTCGAGCAGATCTCGACCAACGTGCTCATCCTGCTGCTGGCCGCGCTGATCTCCGTGTACGGCAGCCACCTGATCAACTCCCTCCGCGTCGAGGCGTTCGAGGCCCGACGGCTGGGCCAGTACATGCTGCGGGGCCGGATCGGCGGCGGCGGCATGGGGGAGGTCTACCTGGCCGAGCACCAGCTGCTCAAGCGCCCCTGCGCCATCAAGCTGATCCGCCCCGACCGGGCCGGGGACCCCGTCGCCCTCCGCCGGTTCGAGCGCGAGGTCCGGGCGATGGCCCGGCTGTCGCACTGGAACACCATCGAGGTGTACGACTACGGCCGGACCGAGGACGGCACGTTCTACTACGTGATGGAATACCTCCGGGGCCTGGCGCTCGACGCCCTGGTCGCCCGGCACGGCCCGCTGCCCCCGGCCCGGGCGGTCTACCTGCTCCGGCAGGCGTGCGACTCCCTGGCCGAGGCGCACGCCGCCGGGCTGGTGCACCGCGACCTGAAGCCGGCCAACCTCTTCGCCGCCGCCCGGGGGGGGCGGCACGACGTGGTCAAGGTGCTCGACTTCGGCCTGGTCAAGGGGCTCGGCCCGGAGGCGGGGGAGCCGGGCGTCGACCGCGCCGAGTCCGTCTCGGGCACGCCGCTCTACATGTCCCCCGAGCAGGCGACCGCCGACCCCAGGCTCGGCCCCCGGAGCGACCTGTACGCCCTGGGGGCCGTCTCCTACTTCCTGCTCACCGGCCGGCCGCCGCACCCGGGGGACTCCCCCCTGAAGGTGATGGCCGCCGTGGCGAGGGTCCCCCCCGAGCCGCCGTCGAGGCACCGGGCCGGCATCCCGGTCGACCTGGAGCGGGTCGTCCTCCGATGCCTGGCCAAGGAGCCGCACGACCGCTTCCCCTCCGCCGAGGCCCTCGGCCGGGCCCTGGCCTCCTGCTCCTGCGCCCCCGACTGGGACGCCTCCCGGGCCGCCTCCTGGTGGGTCGAGTTCGAGCCGGGGGCCCTCCGGGGCGCATGA
- a CDS encoding DUF488 domain-containing protein: MAGSGSGSGAIGTGRELWTVGYGAWPAADRADRLARALSDRGIGLLVDVRIGPCPSDLDPERTYGPRPWHLRAEGSGEGIVALLADRGIAYEWVVELGNPQRQDPAMAVLRSHLDDPSGRWPVHRGLSRLADLVRSSAPPVALLCACADPARCHRSLVAEALSDRHFGGLLPIRDVRTGRLLC; this comes from the coding sequence ATGGCGGGATCGGGATCGGGGTCGGGGGCGATCGGGACGGGTCGGGAACTTTGGACGGTCGGCTACGGCGCCTGGCCGGCGGCCGACCGGGCCGACCGGCTGGCCCGGGCGTTGTCGGACCGGGGGATCGGCCTGCTGGTCGACGTGAGGATCGGCCCCTGCCCCAGCGACCTCGACCCCGAGCGGACCTACGGCCCCCGCCCCTGGCACCTCCGGGCCGAGGGCTCCGGCGAGGGGATCGTCGCGCTGCTGGCCGATCGGGGGATCGCCTACGAGTGGGTGGTCGAGCTGGGCAACCCCCAGCGACAGGACCCGGCGATGGCCGTCCTCCGGTCCCACCTCGACGACCCCTCCGGGCGATGGCCGGTCCACCGGGGCCTCTCCCGGCTGGCCGACCTCGTCCGGTCGTCGGCCCCCCCCGTCGCCCTGCTCTGCGCCTGCGCCGACCCCGCCCGATGCCACCGCTCCCTCGTCGCCGAGGCCCTCTCCGACCGCCACTTCGGCGGCCTCCTGCCCATCCGGGACGTCCGGACCGGCCGCCTCCTCTGCTGA
- a CDS encoding redoxin domain-containing protein: protein MIADMFFLNAFLAGSLLFGGAGEGGEWPSLPSPDGHAYRISDFEESRLVVLVFTGNTCPIAADYDARLNALAGRFDPRQVRFVAVNVADGPGESIEDMKDRAGSGGLLYLKDEAKALARKFDARVTPHAFVLAERGSRVVYQGAIDDNPADAAKVRRPFLEQAIRAALEGKSPAVSRTTPKGCSILY from the coding sequence ATGATTGCCGACATGTTTTTCCTGAACGCATTCCTCGCCGGTTCCCTGCTGTTCGGCGGGGCGGGGGAGGGGGGCGAGTGGCCGAGCCTGCCCTCTCCGGACGGCCACGCCTATCGGATCTCCGACTTCGAGGAGAGCCGGCTCGTCGTGCTCGTGTTCACCGGCAACACCTGCCCCATCGCCGCCGACTACGACGCCCGGCTCAACGCCTTGGCCGGGCGGTTCGACCCCCGTCAGGTGCGGTTCGTGGCGGTCAACGTCGCGGACGGGCCCGGCGAGTCGATCGAGGACATGAAGGACCGGGCCGGGTCGGGAGGCTTGCTCTACCTGAAGGACGAGGCCAAGGCCCTCGCCCGGAAGTTCGACGCCCGGGTGACGCCCCACGCCTTCGTGCTCGCCGAGCGGGGGAGTCGGGTCGTCTACCAGGGGGCCATCGACGACAACCCGGCCGACGCCGCGAAGGTGCGGCGGCCCTTTTTGGAGCAGGCGATCCGGGCGGCGCTGGAGGGGAAGTCCCCGGCGGTCTCCCGGACCACGCCCAAGGGCTGCTCGATCCTCTACTGA
- a CDS encoding tetratricopeptide repeat protein: MIAPGLLPRALSIALALLVAPPGASASASAARQAVGPGDRVVLDSTDAELRIERRVVADGKIHRVYTVLQANGPWLFLEAEDVAGWARADRVIPFDRALEAATARIDSGDAAAEDYNARGLLWADRGRPDLADADFTEALRLDPEWYLPLLNRGEARLTAGRLDEAKSDLSRAAELAPLDPLPYYDRGLVLLEQRLPREAYASFGLALRVDPNHAASRFNRAAVALALGIDGAAADAEAYLALVGWYESLSPYAAILAALEHRRDGRPEQADGLISAASEHLDPESWPSPILSYLAGDLGLDDLLSAATTPDQQAEARSYAGLALTHADDPDAARPLLEWVVERSEPTRIPHLLARSTLAPLPEPTPPDAPPDPGP; this comes from the coding sequence ATGATTGCCCCCGGCCTCCTGCCCCGGGCCCTCTCGATCGCCCTCGCGCTGCTGGTCGCCCCCCCGGGGGCCTCGGCCTCGGCCTCGGCCGCCCGGCAGGCCGTCGGGCCGGGGGATCGGGTCGTGCTCGACTCGACCGACGCCGAGCTGAGGATCGAGCGCCGGGTGGTCGCCGACGGCAAGATCCACCGGGTTTACACCGTGCTCCAGGCGAACGGCCCCTGGCTGTTCCTGGAGGCCGAGGACGTGGCCGGCTGGGCCAGGGCCGACCGGGTGATCCCGTTCGACCGGGCCCTCGAAGCGGCCACCGCTCGGATCGACTCCGGCGACGCCGCCGCCGAGGACTACAACGCCCGGGGGCTGCTCTGGGCCGACCGGGGCCGCCCCGACCTGGCCGACGCCGACTTCACCGAGGCCCTCCGCCTCGACCCCGAGTGGTACCTCCCCCTGCTCAACCGGGGGGAGGCCCGCCTCACCGCCGGCCGGCTCGACGAGGCGAAGTCCGACCTCTCCCGGGCCGCCGAGCTGGCCCCGCTCGACCCCCTGCCCTACTACGACCGGGGCCTCGTGCTGCTCGAACAGCGGCTCCCCCGGGAGGCCTACGCCTCCTTCGGCCTGGCGCTCCGGGTCGACCCCAACCACGCCGCCTCCCGGTTCAACCGGGCGGCGGTCGCCCTGGCCCTGGGGATCGACGGCGCCGCCGCCGACGCCGAGGCCTACCTCGCCCTGGTCGGCTGGTACGAGTCCCTCTCCCCCTACGCCGCGATCCTCGCCGCCCTGGAGCACCGCCGGGACGGCCGCCCCGAGCAGGCCGACGGCCTGATCTCGGCCGCCTCCGAGCACCTCGACCCCGAATCCTGGCCCTCCCCGATCCTCTCCTACCTCGCGGGAGACCTCGGCCTCGACGACCTGCTCTCCGCCGCCACCACCCCCGACCAGCAGGCCGAGGCCCGCTCCTACGCCGGCCTCGCCCTCACCCATGCCGACGACCCCGACGCCGCCCGCCCCCTCCTCGAATGGGTCGTCGAGCGCTCGGAGCCGACCCGGATCCCCCACCTGCTCGCCCGATCGACCCTCGCCCCGCTCCCCGAGCCCACGCCCCCCGACGCCCCCCCGGACCCAGGCCCCTGA